The following nucleotide sequence is from Cellvibrio sp. PSBB006.
TCGGCGACCTGGGCGCAATACAAAGCCCAGGAAAAACTGGTCGCCCTGGCTGAAAAATACGAAACCAAACTGGTGTTGTTCCATGGCCGTGGCGGCACCATCGGCCGTGGCGGCGGCCCGGTAGAAAAAGCCATGGCATCCCAACCACCGGGTTCGGTCAAAGGCAAAATCCGCGTGACTGAACAGGGCGAGATGATCCGTTACAAGTTCGGATTGCCACGTCAGGCATTCAATAATCTGTCCATTTATGTGGCGGCAACCTTGCGCTCGACCTTGTCGCCCCATGCGGCACCAGCGCAAGAGTGGCGTGACATGATCGAGCGCATGGCCTTCCAGAGCCTCGAAGCCTACCGCAGTGTGGTGCGCGGCCATCCGCACTTTGTGCCTTACTTCCGCAGCCTGACGCCGGAACAGGAATTGGGCTTGCTCGCATTGGGCAGCCGTCCTGCCAAACGTAAGGCGACCGGGGGTGTGGAAAGTCTGCGCGCTATTCCCTGGGTTTTCGCCTGGACGCAAGTGCGCTTGAATCTTCCCGCGTGGTTAGGTACTCGTCAGGCGCTCGAATATGCGCTGAACGACCACCCGACCATACTGGCTGACATGGTCAGCAACTGGCCGTTCTTCTCCAGTTTCCTCGACTTGCTGGAGATGGTCATCGGTAAAGCGGACGGCCCGATTTGCGCCTACTACGAACAGCAGTTGGTGCCGGCGGAATATCACGGTTTGGGTCAACAGTTGCGCGCTGACCTGGCTGCGCTGGAAGTGTTGATGAATCGCATCAAGCAACAAAAGGATTTACTCAGCGACGAACCCCTGTTGCGGCAATCGCTCAGCGTGCGCAAACCTTATGTTGATCCCTTGAACTACTTGCAGGCCGAGTTGCTGAAGCGTTACCGCAGCAGTGATGCCATCAGCCCCGACCTGGAACGGGCGTTGAAAGTGACCATGGCGGGTATTGCGGCGGGCATGCGCAATACCGGTTGATGTTTTGCATCCCGGTTGCCTTGTGCAACCGGGATTTGTTTTACCTGATTCGTTTATTCGCACCAGATTCCTGCACAACCAGTATTTCACCGCCACATCTTTGACACTTATTTAAACCACGTCTATAAGTTAAGAACCCCTGAAATACGCTGGGGCCAAGGTGCTGCACGCAGCACAGCATATTACGTGTGTTGGACTGAGTAGCCTGGGTATGGATTCGGATTTTTCCCGCAACAAAACCTCCTTTGGGTCCGCTGATGCTGACTCCAAAAACTTCTTGTTGATTGCTGTCGGTGTGCAGCTTCTGTTGGCTTTCCTGGCTATTGTTGTTGCTTTTGCTGCACTTGAATCTCAATTGTGGCGCTGGTTGGCGAGTCTGGTTGCTGTTGCATTGCTGGTGGTTGGCATTATCCAGGTACGCAAGCATGTGCAGGTTCGGCAGCATCTGGAACAGCAACTGGTGGTACAACAATCCGAGCGTGAACACATCAGCCGGTTGACCCTGGTTAACAATAATTACCAGCAATTACTACAGGAATTGTTGCCGCTCTGGCGTCGCCAGACTGAGCTGGCGACACATCAACTGGAAGAGAGTGTTAATGAACTGGTAAATCGTTTTTCCAGCATTCACGAGCGCCTGCAAAATGCTGTAGGTGCATCGCGCGCGACGGCTGGAGATATGCAGGGGAGTGGTGGCTTGGGTGGTGTGATTCAGTTTGCGGATAGTGAACTGGGGCAAATGCTGCAAACCTTGAGCAAGGCTATTCAACATCGCGACGAACTGCTGCGCGAAATCACCGAACTTTCAAAAATTACCGATGAGTTGCGCAGCATGGGTTCCGAGGTGGCAGGTATTGCATCGCAGACAAATCTACTCGCCCTGAATGCCGCCATCGAAGCCGCTCGTGCCGGTGAATACGGTCGCGGTTTTGCCGTCGTTGCCGACGAAGTGCGCACCTTATCAAGTCGCTCCGGCGAAACCGGTTCGCGTATTGGCAAACGCATCGAACAAGCGAACGCTACGCTGCAAAAAACCCTTGATCGAACCGCTGAATTTGCCAAGCAGGATGATGCACGTTTGGCGCAGTCCGAAAGTGCCGTTCAGGAAGTATTAAATCAATTCCGCCATTCCGGTGAACGCATTATGGATTCGGCCCGCGCGCTGGAAGAAGAGAGCGCCGTCGTTCAGCATAATGTGGAAGAAGTCATGGTTAACCTGCAATTCCAGGATCGGGTCAATCAGATTCTGAGTCACGTTACGGCAGATATGGAAAAGTTTGTCAGCATGCTCCGCGAACAGCAGGCCAGCCTGGCGCGCGGTGACAATATCCAGGCCATTGATGTCAACGCCTGGCTTAACGATGTGCGCAAGTCATATACCACCCTCGAACAGGTTGCTGTCCACCAGGGACAAGCCAACGTCAAGAAACCCGAAGAATCACAAATTACTTTTTTCTAGGAGTTATACATGTCTAAAACGATCCTGGTTGTCGATGATTCTGCCAGTATCCGTCAGGTGGTCAGCATCACCTTGAAAAGTGCCGGTTACAGCGTTATCGAAGCCGTAGACGGAAAAGATGCTTTAACGAAACTGGATGGACAAAAAGTTAACCTGGTCATCTCCGACGTCAATATGCCAAATATGGATGGGATCAGTTTTGTAAAAGAAATGAAGCAAAAAGCTAATTACAAATTTACGCCGGTGATTATGTTGACAACAGAAGGTTCTGACGAAAAGAAAAAGGAAGGTCAGGCGGCAGGTGCCAAAGCCTGGGTGGTTAAACCCTTCAAGCCGGAACAAATGCTGCAAGCCGTTTCTATGTTGATCTGATCATGAATATCAGCCGCAAAAAAAATAAAGATCATACGCTGATCAAGCTGATCGGTGAAATGACAATTTATAACGCCGCACAACTTAAACACGATCTCTTCACCGACCACGAAAATTTTCCCGCAAAAGTGGTTCTGGATTTATACGCCGTTACTGAAATAGATACCGCCGGGTTACAGATTTTATTGTTGCTGCAGAAGACACTGGCGGAACGTTCCGTGGTTGTTTATATCGCGCGAATGAATGACGACGTCGAGCAGATTTTCCAGGCGCTCGACCTGAATGGCTACTTTGCCTTTGATGTATAACCTGTCGGCCTAGCCGACTGACCAATGGACCCCGGCCATGAATCTCGATGGAGCTCTACAAACATTTTTTGCCGAAGCAGAGGAACTGCTACAGGCTATGGAGTCCGGCCTGTTGAGCATGGAAGAAGGTAATACGGACGCCGAAACATTAAACGCCGTATTTCGTGCCGCCCATACTATTAAAGGTTCTGCTGGTTTATTCGGCCTGGATAACATCGTCAGTTTTACGCATATTCTTGAGAATGTGCTGGATCGTGTCCGCGACGGCAAGGTTGAAATCAATAGCGCGTTATTGAGCGCGCTGCTGCCCTGTCGCGATCACATTGCCACATTGGTGGATGATGTGATGAATCAGCGCGACACTGACGCAACGTGCCTGGCCAAAGGTAAGGAATTATTGGCGGCGCTTGAGCCCTGGTTGGATGACAGCATAAAACAAAAACCAGCCGCAACCGCATTACCGGGAAATGCCGCCGAAGCAACACCGACATTTGATAAAAGTGCCTGGCATATTTCTGTGCGCCTGGGTCCGGATTTGTTGCGCAACGGAATGGACCCGCTATCAATCCTGCGTTATCTGCGCACCTTGGGCGACATCACGCATATCACCACCCTGACGGATAACCTGCCGCCATTGGAGGCCTTTGATCCGGAAACCCTGTATCTGGGTTTTGAAATCACCTTGTACAGCGATGCAGACCAAGGTGCGATTGAAGATGCATTTATGTTTGTGCGCGAAGACTCCAGGATTCAGATAATTCCGCCGCGCAGTCATACTGATGCCTACATTAATCTGATCAAAAGTCTGCCGGAGAATACCCATCGTCTCGGTGAAATTCTGGTGAAGAGTCACGCGGTGACGTATCAGGAATTGGAACAGGCTTTATCGACCCAAAAACAACAAGCCAAGGAATTGGAGCCGGTCGCGTTATTGGGTGATATTTTAGTGCGCGACCAGGCGGTAGCGCCCGCACTGGTCAACGCCGCGTTGGATAAACAGAAAAAAAATGCCGAAAAAGCCGGCAGCCAGGAAAATAAATTTATTCGCGTGGATGCCGAGCGCCTGGATCATTTGATCAACTTGATCGGTGAGTTGGTTATCAATCGCCAGCGCGTCGATTTGCTGGCCGGGAAACTGGGCAACAGCAGTTTGATCGAAGCTGTTAATTCCATGGGCAATTTTACCGAGCAGATTCGCGATGCGGCTTTGACACTGCGCATGGTGCCGATCGGCGACACCTTTCAACGCTTCAAGCGTGTCGTGCGCGATACCGCCAAGGAGTTGGGAAAAGACATTCAGCTTGATATCAGCGGTGCTGAGACTGAGTTGGATCGCTCCATGGTCGAGAAACTTACCGATCCCTTGACGCATATTGTCCGTAATGCCATGGACCATGGCATAGAACCTATTGCCGTGCGACGCGAGCGTAACAAACCCGAAGCCGGTGTTATTTCCCTGTCGGCCTATCATGACGCCGGCAATATTGTCATTCGCATTGCTGATGATGGTGGCGGATTGGATCTGGAAAAAATTCGAAAAAAAGCGATTGCCAATGGCGTCATTGAAGAAGCGGACACCTTCACCACCCAGGAACTTTATCAGCTGATCTTTCACCCCGGTTTATCGACGGCGGAGCAGGTGACTAACTTGTCCGGTCGCGGCGTGGGTATGGATGTTGTCAAACGCAATATCGAAGCCTTGCAAGGCGGAATTGAAATAGACAGCGAATTGGGAATCGGTACCCGGTTCACCATACGTCTGCCGTTGACGCTGGCTATCATCGATGGCTTTCATGTTGATGCCGGTGGAATCGATTTTAT
It contains:
- a CDS encoding response regulator, whose product is MSKTILVVDDSASIRQVVSITLKSAGYSVIEAVDGKDALTKLDGQKVNLVISDVNMPNMDGISFVKEMKQKANYKFTPVIMLTTEGSDEKKKEGQAAGAKAWVVKPFKPEQMLQAVSMLI
- a CDS encoding STAS domain-containing protein, coding for MNISRKKNKDHTLIKLIGEMTIYNAAQLKHDLFTDHENFPAKVVLDLYAVTEIDTAGLQILLLLQKTLAERSVVVYIARMNDDVEQIFQALDLNGYFAFDV
- a CDS encoding chemotaxis protein CheA, which produces MNLDGALQTFFAEAEELLQAMESGLLSMEEGNTDAETLNAVFRAAHTIKGSAGLFGLDNIVSFTHILENVLDRVRDGKVEINSALLSALLPCRDHIATLVDDVMNQRDTDATCLAKGKELLAALEPWLDDSIKQKPAATALPGNAAEATPTFDKSAWHISVRLGPDLLRNGMDPLSILRYLRTLGDITHITTLTDNLPPLEAFDPETLYLGFEITLYSDADQGAIEDAFMFVREDSRIQIIPPRSHTDAYINLIKSLPENTHRLGEILVKSHAVTYQELEQALSTQKQQAKELEPVALLGDILVRDQAVAPALVNAALDKQKKNAEKAGSQENKFIRVDAERLDHLINLIGELVINRQRVDLLAGKLGNSSLIEAVNSMGNFTEQIRDAALTLRMVPIGDTFQRFKRVVRDTAKELGKDIQLDISGAETELDRSMVEKLTDPLTHIVRNAMDHGIEPIAVRRERNKPEAGVISLSAYHDAGNIVIRIADDGGGLDLEKIRKKAIANGVIEEADTFTTQELYQLIFHPGLSTAEQVTNLSGRGVGMDVVKRNIEALQGGIEIDSELGIGTRFTIRLPLTLAIIDGFHVDAGGIDFIVPQNTILECVDLPSLPQVEGQHCVNLRGEQVPYIRLQELFHLARKNDVREKLVVVQFGENRAGIVVDDLHGEIQTVVKPMGPIFHALKGIGGSSLLGTGAVALILDVPQLIGFAVNVEHRRNNVLSLGPAGNL